TTTGCCAAAATTCTGGTGAGAACAGCAGCGGAAGTGAGATAGATCCTTGGCCGAGCAAGCGATATCAATATCACTAGTAGAAATGTCGATACCTAAAGGCGGTGTTCCAATAATGCAAGGATTAAAGTCATGCAGAATGTTCAGTAAACCGAGACTCTCTATGACAAATTCAAAATCTGGATTCATTATTGAGTCGCCTCATTGCGCGAATCATCGGAGTACTCTCAGTGCCCTAAATAGGGTTGTGGTTCATTACTGACTAAGAGAAGCAACAGATGTCTTGAGTATGGATTTTTGTTCGATTAGACCTTCCAATATTCACCTAGTGCCCTACGAATCACTGGGTATTCAAATTCATATTCTTCTTGCTCAAGACACCATTCCAGATACATAACAATGGCTCGCCTTTGCACAGTATTGAGTGCCGTTAACTTAGATTTTGCGTACTCATCTAGCTGCGTTAAATGAAACAGTGGATCATCTACATTATTTTCAAGACTGGCCACGATATAGGCTGGCAAATGAAATTTCATCCCCTCCGCATCAAAGAATGAAAGGCTGCTGTGACATCTCTGCAAATCCTCGCAGTTCAGTCGATTCCACGCTTCCTTTTCGTCCTTATCGCGATTTCTCTTCTGCTCTTCCTCTGTCGCGTAATCATCGATGGCTTGGGCTTCCCAGAGGCCAATACCAGCACCAAGCATCACTTCAGCAAATGCAAGCTTTATATTGTTCACGACGATTTCTTTATCCATGAAACTTTGGGGGCCATGAAATTGCGTGAAAGCTATACTTTGTACCAGCGTAAGGGCTTCGTCTGTTCGCGAACGACACTGCCTTTCGCTTCCAGATCCAACTGCACCGTTTTAGCCCACCATCCTGACGTTTGACCCTGGGGAAACAGATCATCAGGGAGATGCGGTTTCACCTGCTGCTGAATTTCTTTTTGGGTCAGCCCCGGTGACTGATTGGGGAGGATTTTTAGAAATGCCCCTTTCATCGCCCCATACTTGGCGGCATTGACCCGAGT
The Acaryochloris marina S15 genome window above contains:
- a CDS encoding DUF6714 family protein, which translates into the protein MDKEIVVNNIKLAFAEVMLGAGIGLWEAQAIDDYATEEEQKRNRDKDEKEAWNRLNCEDLQRCHSSLSFFDAEGMKFHLPAYIVASLENNVDDPLFHLTQLDEYAKSKLTALNTVQRRAIVMYLEWCLEQEEYEFEYPVIRRALGEYWKV
- a CDS encoding DUF6958 family protein yields the protein MANQDEKIEVENINVPGQVTRVNAAKYGAMKGAFLKILPNQSPGLTQKEIQQQVKPHLPDDLFPQGQTSGWWAKTVQLDLEAKGSVVREQTKPLRWYKV